The sequence below is a genomic window from Haematobia irritans isolate KBUSLIRL chromosome 3, ASM5000362v1, whole genome shotgun sequence.
caaattttcataaaaagttatAGAGCCCGTAGTTGTGTTGGTCATCTGgctgattgttttccatttttaacaGCATTCATTCCACTTTATTATGAGATAAGCATACGGCAATTTTCATCTCAATACAATGAAGATTTAAAATGAATATGAAACTAATCTATGTTCTAAGTTGTGGCTTAACCACATCAATATTTAAATTAGTATCAGTTAGATTATGTCAATTAGATGATGAAATCTGTAATTCCTAGACGACCTTAAAGGTTCATTTAATCTTATCATAGATATTAATTCTGAGCATGGAATATCAAATCTAATTATATTGGAATATAGCACGAATTATATATGAGGCACATTCAAGACATGTTTTATGAacgtaactttttttattttatgttatatgTACATGTGAAAAagcttatttattaatttatcaacgctatttatacccttcaccactactgtggtacagggtataataagtttgtgcatttgtatgtaacgccaagaaggaaaagtctgagacccatcgtttagtaacatataccgatcgtcttagaattaaattcttagtCGACTTAGCGATGTTCGCAAAGCACAGGtcacagtttaagtccgatcgtcctcaaatctgGCATAGGGTAAttatttgggacaaagacaatcgctattgattttggtcagatttagatatagctgccatatatatttatccccgatctggtcataattggcgtgtttatcaaccgatgttcttcaaattcagtacatccgaatattttatgtgtctcgaaaaacttgcaaaatatcagccaaatcggttcagatttatatatagctcccatatatatccatatatatcgtccgatttagactatatgaccacagaggccaaagtttactatcgattttcgtgaaattttgcatagagagtagaattgacattctaacaatgcttggtaaatttgattgaaatcggttcagatttagataaagttcccatatacatctttcgtccgatttgcacttatatggcctcaaaagccatgaCTTGCTTCAagctttgcacaaggagtacgtttaacagtatcggtaagtgtgccaaatttggttgaaatctgttcaaatttacatatagctcccatatatagctttcgcccgatttacactcatatgaccacagagaccaattttgaactccgatttagttgaaactttgcacagggagtagaattagcattgtagctatgcgtggttgaaatcggttcagatttagatatagctcccatatatatgttttttctgatttcgacaaaaatggtcaaaataccaacattttccttgtaaaatcgccactacttagtcgaaaagttgtaaaaatgactctagttttgctaaacttctaatacatatatatcgagcaataaatcataaataaacttttgcgaagtttccttaagattgcttcagatttaaatgttttatttattttattttattttcattatgtaatttgaagccacatagcggccaatttatgtaaattacaaTGGACTACTAACCGTGACTAAAGTATAATTGAAGTTGTGACAATGTGAAAATATATGCgagtaaatgtttcccatattttttactaacattgtgttccaccctagtgcattagacgacttaaatttcgagtctatagattttgtagaagtctatcaaattctgtcgagatcgagtgatatttaaatgtatgtatttgggacaaaactttatatatagcccccaacacatttgacggatgtgatatggtatcgacaatttaggtctacaaagtggtgcagggtataatatagtcgaccccgcccgactttagactttccttacttctttttttactaacattgtgtttcaccccagggcattagccgatttaaattttaattctaaagtttttgtagaagtacaaaaaattttctccattaaaagtatttgtttcgggaaatgcaaacctttatatagctcccagcaaatttgaagtagttgagatggtaacacaaatgtttgtctacatagtggtgaaggatataatatagtcggcttcgcccgactttagactttacttacttgttttttttttttttataacattttacaTTCACTACCAAAAAAACATCTTATTATGAAACATTTTATAGGATCTATGTTCGGATATCAATGTGAATTCTATTTCCATTATTGACCACAAATCCActaatgtgaaaatttcatttcctgaATTCTACGGCCAGTTTTTAACTGTTCTGTATCACAAAAAAGATACTAGGATGGAAAACTAAATAATTGAAATCTAGAGACTTGTTAATTcatgtcttaattatatataataattttaatttttagtaaaaGACTAAActtttttaaccggaaatatATAAATCGCATACATAATTCAATATTCACAACAACTTGTGCTAGTGAattaatttcacaaaatgtGCGGTGAATATGGGTAGTAAAAAAAGGTTATGaagattaattttaatgtgttaatatagcgaacctcttactaaaattgtccacttttgagaggtttcCAGTTTTTAGAAGGTCCAAGAGGTTTTTCTGTATAACGGTTGGTAACGCAGAACTGCAGGTCATTCTTAATTGTAGACATTTACATGTTTAGCCAAGCTGACTACATGATTTTCATTTTAAACGAAATTTGGAGTATATCAatattatgttttttgttttaattcttttatattatttaagtgatttttcatttgtttaccATATCCGAAAGTCCAACTTATATAACCGTCCTTACTTATTCTAATGTAGAAGAAGATtaatggttaggttaaagtggcagctcgatttagtttcaggctcacttagaccattcagtccattatgtagAAGAAacgtatagtaaatttttaaaaatgattcTCCTTATGTTCACTAATTGGACTATAAAtcgctaaataaaattttacagttTATCGAATAACTCTAATGAAACAATGGATTCCaattataattatgaacttctTAACCAACAACCATCATGTTCAAATCAAATAGAAATGAATGAGTGTATCGCTGGTCCTGCTATACAAGAATTGCATACAGCATTACCAAATGTAAATTACTCATCTCATGTAAATTACTCATCTGAACTTGAACCAATTTTCAAGATAGAAAATAACCAAGAAAATGCAATATTTATGGAATGTATTCCACAAACTACTGATGATGATGTCGAACTATCCATGGAAGAGTTTATAAAATTCAAAGATCCTTTAGAACTTAATAACGAGAATGGGCCAATTAGCGATCATGTAAAAACTATACAACCCGAAACGGCTAATTCCACAAAAGAGATAAGTGAAAATATGTTAAGTTCTTTAGTAAATGAGCAATATCCACAAATGCCTGTTGATGTTAAATTgggaattgaaaataatttgtcaaaaggaAATGATGAAGCAAACTTCCGAAGTTTCTTTAGTCAGTATAGGGCAtctttaaatgttttaaatgaacgtaattaaaaaaatgcatgATTTTACATTAGAATAATTACTAGCTATTATAGTATATATAGTTTTTCATTGTACtaacatttgaaaatttttgtttgcaatatCATGGTTTGTAATTTAAACTGtcacattaaattttaattatgtttttGTAATATTCAACATGAAATCTACTATTCATTACATAttgccattatttaaatttgtgcTTGCCCTAATTTTGCCTAATAACTGTCAATATTGTCTTATTCTTCTATAATGCATTTGAATttccaatatttaataaatccataatatataaaacaaacttgTATCTCGTAACTAATATTGttgttaattttaagaatttagtTTCAGATTTTGTAACAAATATGTAATATCATTAGtgactaatttttatttatcattAGCATGGTTTGAAATTTATACTGACCCATTATTTTctaatcatatttttttatatattctacttaaaatccacttttcatTACATATGGCCACaatttaaatttgtgttttcCTTAATTCCCTCAGataattgtcaatattttcataTTATTCTATAATTGTTGcatttaaatttccaatatttaaTATATCCGTATTATATAACACAAACTTGTATAAcgtaacaaatatttctttcgtTTTAGGAAATAGTTTCagattttatgacaaatatgtaattttattgTGCCTTATTACTAACTAATTTTGTTAATGTTTCACAATTTTgcctattattattactattataattatgacaataaaaaatatatatacaataacaTTAATCTTCCATGAAAaacatttacggccatttttatGTAGCTcctttaggctttaactgccagctaACAGAAAGTaatttgcaaatatcttcttttcggttaactttaactgacaaattttcagcagttaagttcctgttCTGGTATGTGAAATACATAGACAGATTTGTTCATAgtatggtttaaaagttcgttagccaacgaagcactaacggagcttcatgaaaatgggggtaagtcttGATGGGTAAATAGTCATTTGTATACTACAACcctcaaattttccatatttttgctGTTATAgcctaaattgattttttttgaaaattcatgccatcattttaaaaaatatttgttttgttttacagAAGCCTCTATATTGACTTTGTCTGTTTCGCCTTTTCAGCGCACCTTGTGTGCTACGTCTACTAATATTTTTCTCTgagtttttaaattcaaaaagtAGTAATTATAAATCCACATTATGCATTCCAATCGACTTGGTCCGAAATTGCattcatagaaaaaagtttgttaaaaacaataGTCGTTGTTTGCTGCCATATTCTTGTATTTCCGGGTCTAGCGAAcaacaaattgtaaaaatgtaagttttaaaatgttactcaaagtccatttaaaaattaaaaatagttcaaaatCTGCTAAATGTTTGCAGATTATTGGGCAAATGCAAGACACATGCTTACATAATTTaacctttttatttatttcagcgAATCTCAATGTAATCGGGCTTATAAACTAACAGACAATGTTTACTATTTCAGCTGAAATCGACTGCTCCCCCCTTTTCAGCAGAcattttgctgttttagcaaattCCCGTGGTTGTAAACTTTGTAGGAAAGGCAAATAATCAAAGGTATGTAAACATGCAGATTTCTCAAGGAATATTCTATTATCTGAATAAAGAAACAATGAACAATAATAAAGTGTATTATACACAGCGATTTTGGCTTATGACGAATAAAAATAGTCTGGGGACAAGTACTGCAAAAATGGAACTAGTTGTGTTTTGcaaggaaataatatttagaaagTAAAATAAACAGTCATAGGTGACACACCGTTCGAACTTGGCACTCATTGACAGCCATCTAATCAAGCCAATTCGGCAATATAACTCCCGTTAGATGCCATAGTTCACAACGTATCTCGATGTTGTATTGAGGTGAATCATTCATACTCGTAGATCCAgagcaaaatattgacaaaaagtaAATAGTAAAAAGGGCAAATtcgtaaaaatagaaataatcgaaaataaaataagcacactctattgaaaattatagtCCATCCAGGTAAgggaattcaattaaaaatattaatggcATTGTAAGCCAATTAAATGAAGGTTATGCCAACTACTGTTAGATCAATTTTCCAACCAATTAggcattaaaattttcattttattaatatgTACAAGAGAATGAAACCTACGAGTCACGCTGCCGATTTTTGAGGCCGACGACTATTTTGGGACATGAATGCAATTAAATGTGATtgcaagattggttgtacaaataATAACATAGCGGTTTGGATATTTTCAATGTGATAGACAAATTTGTATTGGCTCAGCCTTCAAGACGATGCCAcacaaatgggtcggcttcattctctgatctcTGCTGTACATGTTTTTTGCTATATTATTGTAGAAACGTAATACTGAATAAGTttgagtaaaaataaaaaacaaaacacgaatgaagtaagaggaagcacgctcaaaataaacccagccaactgcactcaaatcgatgatttgatggtggcaaaggaaaagactaatgtttgtatgaatttatttcggcataagccggctatcataaacctttttctgaagtttcaagtgtggttcaccatgggtttagtttagttctagaatccgtagtttttacccaatttgcctgaaatttgaaatctagaggtattctaggaaaataaagagatgtgccgaaaattgtgattatcggtccatgttttgatatggcccccatatagaccaatctcccgattttgcttcttgggcttctagaatccgtagttttcactcaatttgcctaaaaatggaaatctagaggtattctaggaccataaaggggtgtgccgaatatattgagtatcggtacagtttttgatatagcccccttataaaccggccctccgatttggggtccagattctagaactacaattaaatgtgttgAATACtgcgtgtatccttccatgttttggtatagcccccattacaccgaactcccgatttaactcctagggtttctagaaattgtagtttttatttgattatccacaaatttaaaatatctggcattttagacccataacaaagtgtatatggtttagttgtatcggtccatttggtaaggcctccatatagaccgatttcacttattgagggtatagaaagcgcactgatcatgaaaattgcttgaaactgaatgcaaaatttccagattttacttctcgttatcatttaaatagttgggatgaaaattcacagattttagatttcaaatcaaggcattatttcattattttcttgcacacttacaatagatgtttatgattcctctaaaactcaaacaaaaaatggttcttataaattcagaatctgatctagtcttcataggtaaaatctttacatttatctgtgggaagcgtactggttgaactgggggctaatcacggcattcgatatcgagaacttttgatcgaaatctaaatttttcggatcacgggagtcgatatcgagttttttggATCGACATTTTTTTCGtctggtaaattgcaatcgaaaaacatttttcacttgttttttacattgttttcgccatataggaatagaaaatatattacttttagttagaattgttgctaatttgtagtaaatttacatataatgaacacattttgaatatttaggactaatgcaactccaataaaagttctgggccaccttgtaagaatagtgaattatGAAGGCTTCCCCTCGCAAAAAAATTgtaagacggcagacaattgtaaagtgatagaattgacgttgacttgccaccaaaaattattttccatttgaacgcctccttcgtcagccgaaatcgtccattgagcctgcaAAAGGTGACTTcctaacagtgcacaccatttcaaacccatgtacttacaccaataacaatgtgcacttttattccttatttgtcgccgaattattgtatattcatctcatcctccaattagcaaggaattcggaggaatgtatgggtccataagatataatgcaatacaatttactttttactttgaaaacgccaaaaacatgtttttttctacattctattttgtgacgataacttaattttgtcatttcattttgttctgattcgttttttgctgttggcaacgcttaagaaattgcatcaaatttcgatcgaatcccgtgatccaaacttttaatcgtatcgacaattttttcgatacgattatgaattcgatatcgaatgccgtgattagccccctgatctgcttgggaaaatatctgtcatcaaaccccccctgaaattttcaaaggaaactattatatttgattcatggtggtgggtatttaagattcggcccggccgaacttactattgtatatacttgtttctcttTAATTGTAGGCTAAATTTATTCGAGGTGAGCCCACATAATCGGCGACGACGTTGACTGGCCAAAAATAGTCGGTGTCGGCTAAAATTGACAGCGCGATACGGTGACTTCATTTTCCGAATATAGGTCGTCTTTTTACACATTCGTGATGTTTTCCTCCCTATTCAATGCTGGGTATAAAGGGAAAAAGCTTATTAACCCTTTGACTGCCGAAGTCcacttaggaggacattcgaaaacgacatcAAACTCTAGTTCTCCACTtactttcgatttatttctcggtgTTATTATAAATTACAGACTTTAAATCGTCATACGAAAACAAAAAAGGCGTAACTtacattgcaaacattttacatGAGAAGTAAAAAGCTTCCTTGCAGGTCCTTGCGCTTGCAGTTACGGCGTTTatgattttgataataaaattgtcgtttttAGTTGTATGACTTTAAAACTTAGCAGGTACGTGTATTTTGATGCGGTGCATAGTAATCaatcaaaaagtcgattttgaattttttgtaacttacgccttttttgatttcatatgacgaaataatttatattttcccTATTCGTCTGCACTAAAAcgattttttataaacttttttaataataagaAGTTAAAGAAGTAAATTGACATTCAtgtaaaaactatagctgatagctcgtcgggttcttttttctattttttctcacacttcgaaagatattataggcccaaTAGCGTTTTTTCGTATAATCATTTGGTTACAAttgaagaatcaagttttcaaaaCAAACTCATAGTTCTTGTAGTAATTGAGGTACGTCTTCAAAATTAcacttttgttctacatgctgttagtacaagcaaAAACGGAAGAaacattaaagtttttaacataaggtttatttcggtagtgaaagggttaaattccTAAGTCAAGAAATTGGGGATCTGGAATTGGAGTATACTGTGGCCATTGAAATGGGTATCGAGCATTTAGCCTAAGACATGAATATGAAGTCTCTAAACAGAGAGTGTTGCGACCTAACTCTCTGTTTAGGGACCCTAAACAGAGAGTTAGGTCTTAACATTTTCTGTTAGTGGAGTGACCATTTCTGAAGTCGACTTTTCGATGTGACAAACTTGAAAAATGAACAAATCTTTACCAGCCTTTTAATGCCAACACTGTTTTATTCTATAAATATCTCTCTTTATTAATTTCGTTCATTCATTTACCATTTTATGTAATTTTCTCCAATACACTTTTAAAATGTGTGAAACGAAAACAATTCCTAATAGCTCCCTTTCTAtctccaaatttaaaaaaattacggCAAACTTCAGACATCAATTGTTCGTTTGgataaatttcttcaaatataATAAGTCTTGGGCAATTCAAGCCCTACtggatattatttattatttgtattttgGTTTGGTATACTGTATTTAGCTATTTATTGAAGAAGACTTTAAaagttattaaatttaatagttttttttgttttcctttattTAAACTAAATGTACGAGTGTTTCGAACACGTCCATCTTCCTTTGATTACAACGTAATTAACACACAGCACGTTGTTTTTGTTGGCTATTTTGCTTATTGACAGCCGATATACATTTAGCCATAGTGGGTGAGGCCCTTGAAACGGCATCGGTCATAAAGTAATCACGCAGTTCCTTAAGTTTAATATCGATTTTGGTACTATCCACAGATTTGGTCTGAAAtggtaattttattattatcaattTCAAATATGTATGCAATAAAATATATTCATTCATTACCTCAGCAACTTGTTCGGCGACGCCATTATAAGTGAGAGCAGGTTCCAATTTACCCCAGCGAGTCAAATGTGGAGCAATATCATCAATACGATTGCGTAAATCATCGAGAGTGTCGTAGGGGAGGGGAGTGCctagaaaacaaaaatggacAAATTTGGTTTAGATGTTAAATACCTCTACGAAgtagaattaataaaatcttaatttatCCTATAATTATTGTTGTTGGACCAGCTTGGAAAACACCAGTAGACAAACAGTAAATTCTAGACATTTTCATGACTTTTTCCTTtattatacatttttgaaaaacgggCTTTCAACATTTGCGATTATTGAAAATTCGACTTTGTTTGTCGTATGGCTTATCAGTCGTATGGCTTATCAATCTAAAAACATTCCTCATTCAATGGGCTTTTTCGTTAAAAGCCGATTGATAAATTTTGGGTCACTAAAAAAAGTCGATTATTCGATttgactttcaaaaaaaaaaaaaaaaaaattaaaaatcgattttgaagattcgatttttttttacaaaaatctaatttttatccCTAGTAAGTTTATGTTCACTTAGTTCCGATTTTGGGTCACTATTAAAAGTCGATTATTCGATTtgactttaaaaaaatcaaaaatcgattttgaagattacaaaaacttgattttttgacaaaagtcgaattttcgaatttttagcCCTAGTAAGTTTATGTTGACTTCGTTCGAGAGGATGTTTTCATCACTTTTTCCTTGAAACCCGATTGATCAATTTTGGGTCactatcaaaagtcgattattaGATTTGACttgcaaaaaaatcaaaaatcgatttttaagatttaaaaaactcgattttttgacaaagtcgcattttcgaatttttattcctagTAAGTTTATGTTGTCATCGTTTCAGAGAATGTTTTGAACTGATGGTTTCTGGTTTCTTTAActgttctcaaaaaatttaacagcAACGTGACAAAGAGCAGTGAAGTGAGCCGATAACCAATAATGGACATCGAGACACCGGCAACTTTtcgaaataaacaaataaacataCTTAAAAAGGGGATTACAAAACCCTGTTCCAGCCTCGGGCCGTATAAGCGACCGCATTGACTTCTTGTATGTCAAGTAGTACTCTGGTGATCAGTCCGTTTTTAGGCAAGATTGCTATTAAACAACCAATAATCTTCATCGGTAGCTTTACTGAGACTGTATTACATAAATTAGACAATTATGTTCTCAACCCGACCAACACTTCTTACAAAAACGGATGTTAGTTATAATGGCTTAAACTCAATCACGGAAGGATGGGGAAATAAGTGGAACTCAATCTAACAGAGGATTACATTGAACATTTTGAGGCAGAATGTCTCAAATAGTGAATCTACAAACAAATCCATCCATAGTATACCACTGGTATCCCAGCCTTGAATCTTGAATCTACTCAGAAGTGTCACcacatttatagaaaacatgGCTAAAATGCATTGCAAAAGGAAACCAAGAGTTTTACTCAAAACTTACCAGTTACTTCGGAAAGAGCACGCAAAATCTTCCAGTCTTCACGAGCCATACCAGGTGGTGAAACAGCGGACAATGTTTGTTGAGCACGGCCTTCAGTGTTGACATAGGTAGATTGTTTTTCTGTATAAGCGGCACCGGGCAAAACGGCATCAGCAATGGAAGCACCATTGTCACCATGATGTCCAATGTACACTACAAAACAGTCCTTTGGCAATTGATCGCGGGTAATTTTGCCAGCATCAGCTCCCAATAAGAACAAAACTTTTGGTTGAGCCTTAAGGGCGGCTTGGTAACCTGGTTGATAGCCAACATCAAGAGCTCCAGTTTGAGCAGCATTTGTTTGCAAAACATTCAAAGCATTCCAATCCTACAACAAAACCAACATATATTACATCTAATAGTTAATGGCAATCAACAATGAAATTGGGAAAACTCACGGGTTTGCTAAGTTTCTTGCAGTATGCACTGACTGTAGCCAAAATGCCGGCACCATCAGCACGTTCCAAAATATCAGCACCAACGATAATAGCTGGCTTCTTGGCACCTTCCAAAACTTTAGAGAATGGATGAGAACCTTGGCAAACACGGCTAATCAAGCCAGCATCATCTCCCAAGTTATCATGTTTATAGGAGAGATCAACCTTGGGTCCAATAGAAGCAATTTCCAATTCATTGTGAACGTAAGCCTTGCGCAAACGGGTATTTACTAAAGGAGCTTCATAACGGGGATTTGTGCCAATCAACAAAACAGCATCGGCTTCTTCCAAAGCTGAAACAAACATATTCAAAATTGAATACATTCTAATGAATCCTTGGACTTGCCATTAAAACTCACCAGCAATTGAGGTATTGCAAACATAGTTCGAACGTAAATCAGTACTTGAGCCCTTAGCTGCAAAACCTTGTTCAGTGCACAAAGTCTCAGCTCCATTACGATTCAACAAATCCTTAAGTGCTACCATAGATTCGACGTCAGCTAATTGGCCAGAAATACCAGCAACTGCACCCTTAGCATTTCGCATTGCCTTGGCTACAGCAATAAGGGCTCCTTCCCATTCAACAGCTTGTAATTCACCATTTGGCATACGTACCATAGGGGCAACCAAACGTTGACGTTTCAAACCATCGCATGCAAAACGGGATTTATCGGCTAACCATTCTTCATTGACTTCTTCATTTTCACGAGGCAAAA
It includes:
- the LOC142232367 gene encoding NADH-ubiquinone oxidoreductase 75 kDa subunit, mitochondrial-like; translation: MIRAPLVKALGTLGSPTHQIASKAVRTSAALAQTPAKAPEKIEVFVDDIPVHVAPGTTVLQAAAMVGVEIPRFCYHERLAVAGNCRMCLVEVEKSPKPVAACAMPVMKGWRIKTDSDMTRKAREGVMEFLLMNHPLDCPICDQGGECDLQDQAMAFGSDRSRFTDINHTGKRAVEDKDIGPLVKTIMTRCIHCTRCVRFASEIAGVDDLGTTGRGNDMQIGTYVEKLFLTELSGNVIDLCPVGALTNKPYSFVARPWEIRKINSIDVLDAVGSNIVVSTRTNEVLRILPRENEEVNEEWLADKSRFACDGLKRQRLVAPMVRMPNGELQAVEWEGALIAVAKAMRNAKGAVAGISGQLADVESMVALKDLLNRNGAETLCTEQGFAAKGSSTDLRSNYVCNTSIAALEEADAVLLIGTNPRYEAPLVNTRLRKAYVHNELEIASIGPKVDLSYKHDNLGDDAGLISRVCQGSHPFSKVLEGAKKPAIIVGADILERADGAGILATVSAYCKKLSKPDWNALNVLQTNAAQTGALDVGYQPGYQAALKAQPKVLFLLGADAGKITRDQLPKDCFVVYIGHHGDNGASIADAVLPGAAYTEKQSTYVNTEGRAQQTLSAVSPPGMAREDWKILRALSEVTGTPLPYDTLDDLRNRIDDIAPHLTRWGKLEPALTYNGVAEQVAETKSVDSTKIDIKLKELRDYFMTDAVSRASPTMAKCISAVNKQNSQQKQRAVC